Proteins from a genomic interval of Chanodichthys erythropterus isolate Z2021 chromosome 6, ASM2448905v1, whole genome shotgun sequence:
- the LOC137021853 gene encoding octapeptide-repeat protein T2-like translates to MEEQKEGKVEGSVKGGEEGRDDGKKFISVEGRKKGQKEMYKEALQEDESAYGSDKGEKVQRSAEGRNAGKKCQREEGRKEGRKEGRKEGRKEGRKEGRKEGRKEGRKEGRKCERTYRKKWAVQKKGSAEGSVKGRKEEKKCKSEEVKKEGKKKEQYIGRKEGRKEGRKEGRKEGRKEGRKEGRKEGRKECERMY, encoded by the exons ATGGAAGAGCAGAAGGAGGGAAAGGTAGAAGGAAGTGTAAAAGGAGGTGAAGAAGGAAGGGATGATGGAAAGAAATTCATAAGtgtggaaggaaggaagaaaggGCAAAAGGAAATGTACAAGGAA GCACTGCAGGAAGACGAAAGTGCATACGGAAGTGATAAAGGAGAAAAAGTGCAGAGAAGTGCAGAAGGAAGAAATGCTGGAAAGAAATGCCAACgtgaggaaggaaggaaggaaggaaggaaggaaggaaggaaggaaggaaggaaggaaggaaggaaggaaggaaggaaggaaggaaggaaggaaggaaggaaggaaggaaggaagtgtGAAAGGACGTATAGAAAAAAGTGGGCCGTGCAGAAAAAAGGAAGTGCGGAAGGAAGTgtgaaaggaaggaaggaagaaaaGAAATGCAAAAGTGAGGAAGTAAAGAAGGAAGGGAAGAAGAAAGAGCAATACataggaaggaaggaaggaaggaaggaaggaaggaaggaaggaaggaaggaaggaaggaaggaaggaaggaaggaaggaaggaaggaaggaaggaaggaatgtGAAAGGATGTATTAA